The proteins below are encoded in one region of Accipiter gentilis chromosome 12, bAccGen1.1, whole genome shotgun sequence:
- the C12H4orf54 gene encoding uncharacterized protein C4orf54 homolog: protein MPVHAAVGEQILVLALGVSTALPYLMANVTSPTPACSPKSAVRAWDRPSDAHLGNTRSDLGPSRDPPRGDTPSYTPTPTPPPGDQADGFPATGEPVSTEGKTSSSSFGYESEEDEGAGRGAAPPGVPPGGGGGGGGGGRDEAHYISTQEIQLSEVDHDMDFDAGLAARWDFEDNNVIYSFVDYASFGSDESPGDTPTEEEEEEEENSCYLSTTTSDPNNQTDSIDNTSSTEIVSLASEHDTPGGEKRASSGESRSKRPGRAGGSPAAQLLLSIKAASRAINESSDVRGKQNAIYAAKHEGDMSLRVPAAPERDASSKPDAVRDHAKKFIAVPARLQTRCGAGRAGEHSSGASSAVSELDDADKEVRNLTARAFRSLAYPYFDTLRPGSRASSASLPDNALGINRWSTYLDLKCGSLAPRAEPGLPRSGRAQTKALEFVVSKLDGEIAHVEAPRRLRAGSRVVTLLDLGDGPGAGPPPGAGPPPEAGGGEPPPAAEGGGGGGGGGGGGGGSSKKSKFASSLLKNVISKKMQLEHEFKMERGEITDTSYSGPGAGREPEAAGAGRERQREGGVQRQSSRHSEGGSDCTAATAEEAGEGGGGRSPASKASTPREGSRSLDRALSEELCEVKRSASEAIKATFLRSQNSAFRSWKEREAERKEERAPVGKLKLSARHDWRADLGEISAGKSTKMSRLFVPAIQHTPREKEPAKRATKCSAAAAAAASAAAAAASPPAAKPKAPEIKISLGSLQQPRDAAFSIAQLLTPQIAGRPPEEGRGQQPRPPKAGDGPDKVPQFLVRDVREGKQRAQGPLHQVRDVRKLIKSSYSCDSADNSSDKGSVASDQGGPEQKPRQQLVIAGVPRSLSPVVITCQAVGRAGTKPGEAGAKAGGRAPACPPEGTVLVHRTSGRLPVATIAPNKSDPRQPAVLKIVSKSTAPWRHQPPPPPPPPPPAERGRGPEEDPREEGKAAPVQNALEKLTAAVRSMEELYSFNKREWKRKSDPLPITDSHVLSLIASQERGAGTRPTPPAAAAAAPPAPPPADKTEEPSGKGPGSERLPRRPSNNAADKVSAKAAAFESLARQRQRGPPPPPAGAGAPAPGKPPAEGGLRGQAAPRCPRPPAAGGDGERGPDCGNYLALPLKAAAEPGSPPPPVPAAGAAGGVRPSPVAAAAAAAAALCNPQTFGTAKRGPPAALYRPPLPFAALPGAAAPPPLLCFSPSVPAAATAAEPFPQTQRKVLLDVSTGQYYLVDAPVQQPLKRRLFDPETGQYVEVPVPQQPAVAPIPLPLSPLALNAGAYGATYMLYPGLLPAAAMLPAGTLPRPLSHPGSDASAPAEPGSPAAAAAAEAAFAESPYYVATGKGPPPPRRGAAEAKPVISITAPATGPRIVAPPSFDGTTMRFVVEHR from the exons ATGCCGGTGCATGCAGCTGTAGGGGAACAGATCCTGGTGCTTGCTTTGGGGGTTTCCACCGCCCTCCCCTACCTAATGGCCAACGTCACCAGCCCAACGCCAGCCTGCTCACCTAAGAGTGCGG TCCGCGCCTGGGACCGGCCAAGTGACGCCCACCTCGGAAACACCCGGAGCGACCTGGGCCCGTCCCGGGACCCCCCGCGGGGCGACACCCCCTcttacacccccacccccacccccccccccggtgaccAA GCGGACGGCTTTCCCGCGACGGGCGAGCCGGTGTCGACGGAGGGCAAAACCTCCTCGTCCTCCTTCGGGTACGAAAGCGAGGAGGACGAgggcgcggggcgcggggcggccccCCCGGGCGtcccccccggcggcggcggcggcggcggcggcggcgggcgcgacGAGGCGCACTATATCAGCACGCAGGAGATCCAGCTGAGCGAGGTGGACCACGACATGGACTTCGACGCGGGGCTGGCCGCCCGCTGGGACTTCGAGGACAACAACGTGATCTACTCCTTCGTGGACTACGCCTCCTTCGGGAGCGACGAGAGCCCGGGGGACACGCcgacggaggaggaggaggaggaggaggagaatagCTGCTACCTCAGCACGACCACCAGCGACCCCAACAACCAGACGGACAGCATCGACAACACCAGCAGCACCGAGATCGTCAGCCTCGCCTCCGAACACGACACCCCCGGCGGGGAGAAGCGCGCCAGCTCGGGGGAAAGCCGGTCCAAGcggcccggccgcgccggcgggAGCCCGGCCGCCCAGCTTCTCCTATCAATCAAAGCCGCTTCCCGGGCTATAAATGAGTCTAGCGACGTGCGCGGAAAGCAAAACGCTATTTACGCTGCCAAGCATGAAGGCGACATGAGCCTCCGCGTCCCCGCGGCTCCGGAACGCGACGCCAGTTCAAAACCGGACGCGGTCCGCGACCACGCGAAAAAGTTCATCGCCGTCCCCGCGCGGCTGCAGACCCGCTGCGGGGCCGGCAGGGCCGGGGAGCACTCGAGCGGCGCCTCCAGCGCCGTCAGCGAGCTGGACGATGCCGACAAAGAAGTGCGCAACCTGACGGCCAGGGCTTTCCGCAGCCTGGCGTACCCCTACTTCGACACCCTGCGCCCCGGCTCCCGCGCCTCCTCCGCCTCCCTGCCCGACAATGCCCTGGGCATCAACCGCTGGTCCACCTACCTGGACCTCAAGTGCGGCAGCCTGGCGCCGAGAGCCGAGCCCGGCCTGCCGCGCTCCGGCCGGGCGCAGACCAAAGCCCTCGAGTTCGTGGTCAGCAAGCTCGACGGGGAGATCGCCCACGTCGAGGCGCCGCGGCGGCTGAGGGCGGGCTCCCGGGTGGTGACCCTGCTGGACCTCGGCGatggccccggggccgggccgccccccggggccgggccgccccccgaggcgggcggcggggagcctccgccggcggcggagggcggcggcggcggcggcggcggcggcggcggcggggggggctccAGCAAGAAGTCCAAGTTCGCCTCCAGCCTGCTCAAAAACGTCATCTCCAAGAAGATGCAGCTGGAGCACGAGTTCAAGATGGAGCGGGGCGAGATCACCGACACCTCCTACAGCGGGCCGGGCGCCGGCCGGGAGCCGGAGGCCGCCGGCGCCGGCCGGGAGCGGCAGCGGGAGGGCGGCGTGCAGCGGCAGAGCTCCCGGCACTCGGAGGGCGGCTCGGACTGCACCGCGGCCACGGCGGAGGAGGCGGGcgagggcggcgggggccggtCGCCGGCCTCCAAGGCGTCGACGCCCCGCGAGGGCAGCCGCAGCCTGGACCGGGCGCTGTCGGAGGAGCTGTGCGAGGTGAAGCGCAGCGCCTCGGAGGCCATCAAGGCCACCTTCCTCCGCAGCCAGAACAGCGCCTTCAGGTCCTGGAAGGAGCGGGAGGCGGAAAGGAAGGAGGAGCGGGCCCCCGTCGGCAAGCTGAAGCTCTCCGCCAGGCACGACTGGCGGGCCGACCTGGGCGAGATCTCGGCCGGCAAGTCCACCAAGATGTCGCGCCTGTTCGTCCCCGCCATCCAGCACACCCCCCGCGAGAAGGAGCCCGCCAAGCGGGCGACCAAgtgctccgccgccgccgccgccgccgcctcggccgccgccgccgccgcctcgcccccCGCCGCCAAGCCCAAAGCCCCCGAGATCAAGATCAGCctgggcagcctgcagcagccccgGGACGCCGCGTTCAGCATCGCGCAGCTGCTGACGCCGCAGATCGCGGGCCGGCCGCCGGAGGAGGGCCGCGGCCAGCAGCCCCGGCCGCCCAAGGCCGGCGACGGCCCCGACAAGGTGCCGCAGTTCCTGGTGCGCGACGTGAGGGAGGGCAAGCAGAGAGCGCAGGGGCCCCTCCACCAGGTGCGGGACGTGCGGAAGCTGATCAAAAGCTCCTACAGCTGCGACTCGGCCGATAACAGCAGCGACAAGGGCAGCGTCGCCTCCGACCAGGGCGGCCCGGAGCAGAAGCCCCGGCAGCAGCTGGTCATCGCCGGCGTGCCCAGGTCCCTCTCCCCCGTGGTCATCACCTGCCAGGCGGTCGGCCGCGCCGGCACCAAGCCCGGCGAGGCGGGGGCCAAGGCGGGGGGCCGGGCGCCGGCCTGCCCCCCGGAGGGCACCGTCCTGGTGCACCGCACCTCGGGGAGGCTGCCGGTGGCCACCATCGCTCCCAACAAGAGCGACCCGCGCCAGCCGGCCGTGCTGAAGATCGTCTCCAAATCCACCGCGCCCTGGCGGCaccagcccccgccgccgccgccgccgccgccgcccgccgagaGGGGCCGGGGGCCGGAGGAGGACCCGCGGGAGGAGGGCAAGGCGGCGCCGGTGCAAAACGCGCTGGAGAAGCTGACGGCGGCGGTGCGCAGCATGGAGGAGCTGTACAGCTTCAACAAGCGCGAGTGGAAGCGCAAGAGCGACCCGCTGCCCATCACCGACAGCCACGTCCTCTCCCTCATCGCCAGCCAGGAGAGGGGCGCCGGCACACGGCcgaccccccccgccgccgccgccgccgctccccccgcgccgccgccggccgatAAGACGGaggagccgtcgggcaaggggcCGGGCAGCGAGCggctgccccgccgcccctccaACAACGCCGCCGACAAGGTTTCGGCCAAGGCGGCCGCCTTCGAGAGCCTGGCCCGGCAGCGGCAgcgcggcccgccgccccccc CCGCCGGAGCCGGAGCCCCCGCGCCGGGCAAGCCCCCCGCCGAGGGCGGCCTGCGGGGCCAGGCGGCGCCGCGCTGCCCCCGGCCGCCCGCGGCCGGCGGCGACGGGGAGCGCGGCCCGGACTGCGGCAACTACCTGGCCCTGCCGCTGAAGGCGGCCGCCGAGCCcggctccccgcccccgccggtgccggcggcgggggcggccggcggcgtcCGCCCCAGCCCggtggcggccgcggcggcggcggcggcggcgctgtgCAACCCGCAGACCTTCGGCACCGCCAAGCGG gGTCCGCCCGCCGCCCTCTACCGCCCGCCGCTGCCCTTCGCTGCCCTGCCCGgcgccgcggcgccgccgccgctgctctgCTTCTCGCCCTCCGTGCCCGCCGCGGCGACGGCGGCCGAGCCCTTCCCGCAGACGCAGCGCAAGGTGCTGCTGGACGTGAGCACCGGGCAGTACTACCTGGTGGACGCGCCGGTGCAGCAGCCCCTCAAGCGGCGCCTCTTCGACCCCGAGACCGGGCAGTACGTGGAGGTGCCGGTGCCCCAGCAGCCGGCCGTCGCCCCCATCCCGCTGCCCCTCTCGCCCCTGGCCCTCAACGCCGGGGCCTACGGCGCCACGTACATGCTCTACCCCGGcctcctgcccgccgccgccatgcTGCCTGCCGGCACCCTCCCGCGCCCGCTGTCCCACCCGGGCAGCGATGCCAGCGCCCCGGCCGAGCccggcagcccggcggcggcggcggcggcagaggcGGCCTTCGCCGAGAGCCCCTACTACGTGGCTACCGGCaagggcccgccgccgccgcggcgcggggcggccgaGGCGAAGCCGGTCATCAGCATCACGGCGCCGGCCACCGGCCCGCGGATCGTCGCGCCGCCCTCCTTCGACGGCACCACCATGCGCTTCGTGGTGGAGCACCGGTGA